One window from the genome of Dermacentor silvarum isolate Dsil-2018 chromosome 7, BIME_Dsil_1.4, whole genome shotgun sequence encodes:
- the LOC119458921 gene encoding leukocyte elastase inhibitor B: MPSSVLGVCLLKFSIDLYAQLHTEKKEENIVFSPFSIGSALSMVLAGARGDTAKQLSAVLHVSEGDNLHEQYSQLMAQLSHYGHANVSFQVANRMYSEHQFKLQKEFVSLLEKYYKASIKSVDFINNYEAVRTEANKWVSEQTNSKIKELIPEGALSSLTMLLILNAIYFKGTWDSQFPKDLTELAPFHLNSKKSVQVFMMHQNPQSFAMGHSTELKAKLLKIPYVGKKCSMVILLPDDVEGLSFLEEKLSESTLSSALGSLAMTNDVELTLPKFKFESPTLLRRTLDALGAKDLFSTERANISGIFENGRPSVSDVIHKAFLEVDEASTEAAASTAVNVMTSGVYRKPTPTTPFVVDHPFMFLIKSEEDNVIFFMGSVRKLEGV; this comes from the coding sequence ATGCCGTCATCAGTGCTTGGAGTGTGTCTGCTCAAGTTCTCCATCGACCTGTATGCCCAACTGCACAcagagaagaaagaagagaacATCGTTTTCTCCCCGTTCAGTATAGGTAGCGCACTTTCAATGGTTCTTGCCGGTGCGCGCGGTGATACCGCGAAGCAACTGTCGGCCGTTCTTCATGTCAGCGAAGGTGATAACCTACATGAGCAGTATTCCCAGCTGATGGCTCAGTTATCGCACTACGGACACGCTAACGTCAGTTTTCAAGTTGCCAACCGAATGTACAGTGAACACCAGTTCAAGCTCCAAAAGGAATTCGTGTCACTTCTGGAAAAATATTACAAGGCCAGCATTAAATCCGTTGACTTCATAAATAACTATGAGGCAGTCCGAACAGAAGCGAACAAGTGGGTATCGGAGCAGACAAATTCTAAGATAAAAGAGTTGATCCCGGAAGGTGCATTGTCATCTTTAACGATGCTACTTATATTGAATGCTATCTACTTTAAGGGTACCTGGGATTCTCAGTTTCCGAAGGATTTGACAGAACTTGCGCCCTTCCATCTCAATTCAAAAAAGAGCGTGCAAGTATTCATGATGCATCAGAACCCGCAATCTTTCGCAATGGGTCATTCCACGGAGTTAAAGGCCAAGCTCCTGAAGATACCGTACGTTGGCAAAAAATGTTCCATGGTCATTCTCCTCCCCGATGACGTGGAAGGGTTGTCCTTTTTGGAGGAAAAGCTCTCAGAGTCGACTCTTAGTTCAGCTCTCGGAAGCCTCGCCATGACGAACGACGTGGAGCTTACCCTTCCCAAATTCAAGTTCGAGAGTCCTACACTACTGAGGAGAACACTCGATGCCCTCGGAGCCAAAGACTTGTTCTCAACGGAGCGCGCAAACATTTCCGGTATTTTCGAGAACGGCAGGCCTTCAGTCTCTGACGTCATACACAAGGCGTTCCTTGAAGTCGACGAGGCAAGTACGGAGGCCGCTGCTTCTACGGCGGTGAACGTAATGACTTCCGGGGTTTATCGTAAACCTACTCCGACAACCCCTTTCGTCGTTGATCACCCGTTCATGTTCCTTATCAAGAGCGAGGAAGACAATGTCATTTTCTTTATGGGATCGGTGCGTAAATTGGAAGGCGTATAA